In the genome of Chryseobacterium oryzae, one region contains:
- the lpxB gene encoding lipid-A-disaccharide synthase has protein sequence MKYYIIAGEASGDLHGSNLMKALKQKDPHAEFRFWGGDLMQKQGGTLVKHYRDLAFMGFLEVAMNLRTILNNIKFCKEDIKNNRPDVLVLVDYPGFNLRIAKFAKELGIKVVYYISPQLWAWKEGRVETIKKYVDEMMVILPFEKDFYLKHGVKSHFVGHPLLDAISKLEEVNVDQFKAQNHLNEKEIIALLPGSRKQEVEKMLEMMLSVRPHFQNYQFVIAGAPSLDKDFYQKYVDENVHFVSNKTYDLLRCSKAALVTSGTATLETALLNIPEVVCYRGSKISYAIAKRLVKNIKYISLVNLIMDREVVKELIQNDLNTQNLVAELNLILNGEKREQMLHDFDLLREKLGGSGASDNAANVILKLG, from the coding sequence ATGAAATATTATATCATTGCGGGAGAAGCTTCAGGAGATTTACACGGAAGCAATTTAATGAAAGCATTAAAGCAGAAAGATCCACACGCAGAATTCAGATTTTGGGGTGGGGATCTTATGCAAAAACAGGGCGGAACTTTAGTAAAACATTACCGCGACTTAGCTTTTATGGGTTTTTTGGAAGTAGCGATGAATTTGCGAACGATTCTCAATAATATTAAATTCTGCAAAGAAGATATCAAAAATAACAGACCTGATGTTTTAGTTTTGGTAGATTATCCGGGTTTTAATCTCAGAATTGCAAAATTTGCCAAAGAATTGGGAATTAAGGTGGTTTATTATATTTCGCCACAACTTTGGGCTTGGAAGGAAGGACGAGTAGAAACCATCAAAAAATATGTGGATGAAATGATGGTGATTCTGCCTTTCGAAAAAGATTTTTATCTGAAACATGGCGTAAAATCTCATTTTGTAGGTCATCCTTTATTGGATGCGATTTCGAAACTCGAAGAAGTAAATGTCGATCAGTTTAAAGCTCAAAATCATTTAAACGAAAAGGAAATTATTGCCCTTTTGCCCGGTTCAAGAAAACAGGAGGTCGAAAAAATGTTGGAAATGATGCTTTCTGTACGTCCGCATTTTCAAAATTATCAATTTGTAATCGCTGGTGCACCCAGTCTAGATAAAGATTTTTACCAAAAATATGTGGATGAAAACGTACATTTCGTTTCGAATAAAACCTACGATTTGCTGAGATGTTCTAAAGCGGCTTTGGTAACTTCTGGTACGGCAACTTTAGAAACAGCTTTGCTGAATATTCCCGAAGTGGTTTGCTACAGAGGAAGCAAAATTTCTTATGCGATTGCCAAAAGATTGGTGAAAAACATTAAATACATTTCTCTCGTGAACTTAATTATGGATAGGGAAGTGGTAAAAGAACTTATTCAAAATGACCTTAATACCCAAAATCTCGTTGCAGAATTAAATTTAATACTAAACGGTGAAAAAAGAGAGCAGATGCTGCATGATTTTGATCTTTTGAGAGAAAAACTGGGAGGAAGCGGAGCTAGTGATAATGCCGCGAATGTCATTCTTAAATTAGGCTAA
- a CDS encoding DUF2480 family protein — MAEEFEIRNKVAESGLINFDIADLLPKGARKGIDLKDFLFMEMILKEKDFREKVEAINTEEYRDSYVYVYNSADAIVPLWAYFLITAKLTNTAKKIVYGNLENLEIILMHDAISNYNFSEMNGKRVLVKGCSDKEIPENAYIELVEKLQPIVKSLMFGEACSNVPILKN, encoded by the coding sequence ATGGCAGAAGAATTTGAAATCAGAAACAAAGTAGCAGAAAGCGGACTTATAAATTTTGATATTGCCGATTTGCTTCCCAAAGGAGCAAGAAAAGGGATAGACCTGAAAGATTTTCTCTTCATGGAAATGATTTTAAAAGAAAAAGATTTCCGCGAAAAGGTGGAGGCAATTAATACTGAAGAATACAGAGATTCTTATGTATATGTTTACAACTCTGCAGATGCTATCGTTCCGCTTTGGGCTTATTTTCTGATTACTGCAAAACTTACCAACACTGCTAAGAAAATTGTATATGGAAATTTAGAAAATTTAGAAATCATATTGATGCATGACGCCATCAGCAATTACAATTTTTCTGAAATGAACGGAAAAAGAGTCTTGGTAAAAGGTTGCTCCGACAAAGAAATTCCGGAAAATGCTTACATAGAACTCGTGGAAAAACTTCAGCCGATTGTAAAGTCGCTTATGTTTGGTGAAGCCTGCTCTAATGTTCCCATTTTAAAGAATTAA
- a CDS encoding protein O-mannosyl-transferase family: protein MKKTLYAGLLFFSFLVIYYIGSFSKIPFADCVGFVLITELDTFETVAISTSHILYCNTAILINKITGLGAIESNRFLVIFSAAFSVLFVYLTVRNLTKTNWNAAVAAIVFGFSFTFWKNAEIVEVYTYNALWIILFYLCMINSFVSKKNKNYIIFAGIFLGISIWVHIQNFLLIPAYILFLFYFKSEKKSVIYSLLSFAIIFSSIFILNLSQGYPLLSPFSSNQGHWIEDSFQKTFTQYALDLVKSVAYLLYNFNVFVIAGIIGMIKLYRENRKMFNIFFLASVLIYGFATFYAVSDNYIFFLPFNIVFALAIGYGLTSGKRLYFKKLSWICILTPVLYYLAFSISISFVPQAKKFDDFKSYKGGLSYYMLPWMNNNKGILEFVIDKKTSPEPINWMIESAETYIQELKKKGYTEAEIRKL, encoded by the coding sequence ATGAAAAAAACTTTATACGCCGGATTATTATTTTTCTCATTTTTAGTCATTTACTACATCGGAAGTTTTTCTAAAATTCCGTTTGCAGATTGTGTTGGGTTTGTACTTATTACCGAATTGGACACTTTTGAGACGGTTGCTATTTCTACCTCACACATTCTTTATTGCAATACAGCCATTTTAATTAATAAAATAACAGGATTAGGAGCGATTGAATCTAATCGGTTTTTAGTGATTTTTTCAGCAGCTTTTTCGGTTCTTTTCGTTTATCTTACAGTTCGGAATTTAACCAAGACAAACTGGAATGCTGCTGTTGCTGCCATTGTTTTCGGGTTTAGTTTTACTTTTTGGAAGAATGCCGAAATTGTTGAAGTTTACACGTATAATGCATTATGGATAATCTTATTCTATTTATGCATGATTAACAGTTTTGTATCGAAAAAAAATAAAAACTACATCATTTTTGCCGGTATTTTTCTCGGAATAAGCATTTGGGTACATATCCAGAATTTTTTATTGATTCCGGCATATATTTTATTTCTTTTCTATTTTAAATCTGAAAAAAAGAGCGTTATATACTCATTATTATCTTTCGCTATTATTTTCTCTTCAATATTTATTCTGAATCTTTCTCAGGGATATCCACTTCTGTCTCCTTTTAGCAGTAATCAGGGACATTGGATTGAAGATTCTTTCCAAAAAACATTTACCCAATATGCATTAGATCTTGTAAAATCTGTTGCATATTTACTATACAACTTTAATGTTTTTGTTATAGCAGGAATTATTGGTATGATTAAGCTGTATAGAGAGAACAGAAAGATGTTTAATATTTTCTTTCTTGCATCTGTCTTAATTTATGGCTTTGCTACATTTTATGCCGTTTCGGATAATTATATATTCTTTTTGCCTTTTAATATCGTATTTGCTTTAGCAATTGGGTATGGTCTTACATCCGGTAAACGCTTGTATTTCAAAAAACTTTCATGGATTTGTATACTTACGCCGGTCTTATATTATTTAGCTTTCAGCATATCAATATCATTTGTTCCACAGGCAAAAAAATTTGATGATTTTAAGAGCTACAAAGGAGGACTCTCCTATTATATGCTTCCATGGATGAATAACAATAAAGGAATTCTGGAATTTGTAATAGACAAAAAAACCTCTCCAGAACCCATCAACTGGATGATTGAAAGTGCTGAAACATACATTCAGGAACTTAAGAAAAAAGGCTACACAGAAGCTGAAATACGTAAACTCTAG
- a CDS encoding DUF937 domain-containing protein translates to MSLIDLLTGSTGNQVAEQAENKFGISKNQIIALLAVATPLVINYLRNKSQDANEAEALNNALDKDHDGSILNDPSQLEARQNEGGSILSHIFGNQKSTVENQLSQNTGISIDKIGPVLAMLAPVIMGYIGKEKQQNNVGAGGLGDLLGGILGGAQNQAQQQQSNPLNDILGSVLGGGQSQSSGNPLNDILGSVLGGGQQKQQGGGIGDLLGGLFGGK, encoded by the coding sequence ATGAGTCTAATTGACCTTTTAACAGGCAGCACCGGAAATCAGGTAGCAGAACAGGCTGAAAACAAATTCGGAATCAGCAAAAATCAAATCATTGCACTTTTGGCAGTTGCAACGCCTTTGGTAATTAATTATCTGAGAAATAAATCTCAGGATGCCAACGAAGCTGAAGCGCTAAATAATGCTTTAGATAAAGATCACGACGGAAGTATTCTGAACGACCCTTCACAGCTTGAAGCCAGACAAAATGAAGGGGGATCTATTCTTTCGCATATTTTTGGAAACCAAAAATCTACCGTAGAAAATCAGTTATCGCAAAATACAGGAATTTCTATTGATAAAATCGGACCTGTATTGGCAATGCTCGCTCCGGTAATCATGGGATATATTGGTAAAGAAAAACAGCAGAATAATGTTGGAGCAGGAGGTCTTGGAGATCTTTTAGGCGGAATTTTAGGCGGAGCTCAAAATCAGGCACAACAACAGCAGTCTAATCCTTTAAACGATATTCTAGGAAGTGTTTTAGGAGGTGGGCAATCGCAATCTTCAGGAAATCCATTGAATGATATTTTAGGAAGCGTTCTTGGAGGAGGACAACAGAAACAGCAAGGCGGAGGAATTGGAGATCTTCTTGGTGGGCTTTTCGGAGGAAAATAA
- a CDS encoding DUF2975 domain-containing protein, translated as MNNSYNVAISFLKIILWITLVSAVLGIIAIFLFFGTATFNFNFPLFTSANIEIGGNKVTFEELKKTGFFNFAIICFLSILYLWFFIKLSKTALTILNKVNLKSPFSEESANLISKLGNTALTLGILNILISTIIPLLYRGSFSININFENSNFFIIAAILYIVSVIFKKGIELQSENDLTI; from the coding sequence ATGAACAATTCTTATAATGTTGCTATTTCTTTTTTAAAAATAATCTTATGGATAACCCTTGTATCAGCGGTTTTAGGCATTATAGCTATATTTCTTTTTTTTGGCACAGCCACATTTAATTTTAATTTCCCACTTTTCACAAGTGCAAATATTGAAATTGGTGGCAATAAAGTTACATTTGAAGAATTAAAAAAAACAGGGTTTTTCAATTTTGCTATCATATGCTTTTTATCCATTCTTTATTTATGGTTTTTTATTAAATTATCAAAAACAGCTCTTACGATTCTTAATAAAGTAAACCTAAAAAGTCCCTTCAGTGAAGAAAGTGCAAATTTAATTTCGAAACTAGGTAATACGGCTTTAACTTTAGGAATTTTAAACATCTTAATAAGCACAATTATTCCACTGCTTTACCGTGGAAGTTTTTCAATAAACATCAATTTTGAAAATTCTAATTTCTTTATCATTGCTGCAATATTGTACATTGTAAGTGTTATATTTAAAAAGGGAATAGAATTACAGTCTGAAAACGATTTAACAATTTAA
- a CDS encoding helix-turn-helix domain-containing protein, with amino-acid sequence MPIIINIDVMLAKRKMQSQELAEKIGITQANLSILKTGKAKALKLSTLEAICKILDCQPGDLLEYVKD; translated from the coding sequence ATGCCAATCATTATTAATATAGACGTCATGTTGGCGAAAAGAAAAATGCAGTCGCAAGAATTGGCAGAAAAAATAGGAATTACTCAAGCCAACTTATCTATTCTGAAAACTGGCAAAGCGAAAGCCTTGAAATTATCTACTTTAGAAGCCATCTGCAAAATTCTTGATTGTCAACCAGGAGATCTTTTAGAATATGTAAAAGATTAA
- a CDS encoding ankyrin repeat domain-containing protein — MKKILTSTLLFGILAFTSLVSAQEINSDQRGAIQSDNVENFKKTFAKTEYDKCLNVKELSTTVLSYSIKYKKNNITEFLLGNKANVNKACDGVTPLMNAAKYGNMDAAKNLLKRGAKKDTKDNNGKTAKDYAVENKQSAIAMIL; from the coding sequence ATGAAAAAAATATTGACCTCCACTTTACTTTTCGGTATCCTTGCTTTTACAAGTCTGGTTTCTGCACAGGAAATAAATAGCGACCAAAGAGGAGCAATTCAGTCAGATAACGTAGAAAATTTCAAAAAAACTTTTGCTAAAACAGAGTATGATAAATGTTTAAACGTAAAAGAACTTTCTACAACGGTGCTTTCATATAGCATTAAATATAAAAAAAATAACATCACAGAATTTCTTTTGGGTAACAAAGCAAACGTAAATAAAGCTTGCGATGGAGTAACTCCTTTAATGAATGCTGCAAAATATGGAAACATGGATGCTGCAAAAAATCTTTTGAAAAGAGGAGCCAAAAAAGATACAAAAGACAATAACGGTAAAACTGCAAAAGACTATGCCGTAGAAAACAAGCAATCTGCAATCGCCATGATTCTTTAA
- the aspS gene encoding aspartate--tRNA ligase codes for MFRSHTNGELSLKNLNEEVTLSGWVQTIRDKGFMIWIDLRDRYGITQLVFDQDRSTAELMENAKKLGREFVIQVTGKVIERVSKNPNIPTGEIEILVEKLTVLNESQLPPFTIEDETDGGEELRMKYRYLDIRRNPVKDKLIFRHKMAQKVRNYLSDNGFIEVETPVLIKSTPEGARDFVVPSRMNPGQFYALPQSPQTFKQLLMVGGMDKYFQIVKCFRDEDLRADRQPEFTQIDCEMAFVEQEDVMNVFEGMTKTLLKDITGQEFGDFPRMTFADAMQKYGNDKPDIRFGMEFVELNDLVKGKDFKIFDEAELVVGITVEGCADYTRKQIDELVDWVKRPQIGASGMVWVKFQNDGIKTSSVNKFYNEEDLAKIIEKFGAKEGDLMLILSGNENKVRAQLSALRMELGNRLGLRKGDVFAPLWVVDFPLLEFDEESGRYHAMHHPFTSSKPEDIHLLETDPGKARANAYDMVLNGNEIGGGSIRIFDKDLQSKMFDLLGFSKEEAEAQFGFLMNAFKYGAPPHGGLAFGFDRLVAILDGNEVIRDYIAFPKNNSGRDVMIDAPAEIANEQLDELELKLNLKA; via the coding sequence ATGTTTCGATCGCACACAAACGGAGAATTGTCTCTCAAAAATCTTAATGAAGAAGTTACACTTTCAGGATGGGTACAAACCATTCGTGATAAAGGTTTTATGATTTGGATAGATCTTCGGGATCGTTACGGTATTACTCAGCTGGTTTTCGACCAAGACCGTTCTACTGCGGAGCTGATGGAAAATGCCAAAAAACTGGGACGCGAATTTGTCATTCAGGTTACAGGAAAAGTAATAGAAAGAGTAAGCAAAAACCCTAATATTCCAACAGGTGAAATTGAAATTTTGGTAGAAAAGCTTACTGTTTTAAACGAATCTCAACTGCCACCTTTTACCATAGAAGATGAAACTGATGGCGGCGAAGAGCTGAGAATGAAGTATCGTTATTTGGACATCAGAAGAAATCCGGTAAAAGATAAACTGATTTTCCGCCACAAAATGGCTCAAAAAGTAAGAAATTATCTGTCTGACAACGGCTTCATAGAGGTTGAAACCCCGGTTTTAATTAAATCTACGCCGGAAGGAGCCAGAGATTTTGTGGTTCCAAGCAGAATGAATCCGGGACAGTTTTACGCTTTACCCCAATCTCCGCAAACTTTCAAACAATTGTTGATGGTGGGCGGAATGGATAAATATTTTCAAATTGTAAAATGTTTCCGTGATGAAGATTTACGTGCCGACAGACAGCCGGAATTTACACAAATCGACTGCGAAATGGCTTTTGTTGAGCAGGAAGATGTAATGAATGTTTTTGAAGGAATGACTAAAACTTTGTTAAAAGACATCACCGGTCAGGAATTTGGAGATTTCCCTAGAATGACATTTGCAGATGCAATGCAAAAATACGGAAACGATAAGCCGGACATCCGTTTCGGAATGGAATTCGTGGAACTGAATGACTTAGTAAAAGGAAAAGATTTCAAAATATTCGATGAAGCCGAATTGGTTGTAGGAATTACTGTTGAAGGGTGTGCAGATTATACCAGAAAACAAATTGATGAACTTGTAGACTGGGTAAAAAGACCACAAATAGGAGCATCGGGAATGGTTTGGGTAAAATTCCAGAATGATGGTATAAAAACTTCATCAGTAAATAAATTTTACAACGAGGAAGATTTAGCAAAAATCATCGAAAAATTCGGAGCGAAAGAAGGCGATTTAATGTTGATTCTTTCCGGAAACGAAAATAAAGTAAGAGCTCAGCTTTCAGCATTAAGAATGGAGCTTGGTAACCGTTTAGGACTGAGAAAAGGCGATGTTTTCGCACCTCTTTGGGTAGTAGATTTCCCTTTATTGGAATTTGATGAAGAAAGCGGACGTTACCACGCAATGCACCACCCTTTCACTTCTTCAAAACCAGAAGATATTCATTTATTGGAAACAGATCCCGGAAAAGCTAGAGCCAATGCTTACGATATGGTCTTAAACGGGAACGAAATTGGTGGAGGTTCTATCAGAATTTTCGATAAAGATCTTCAATCTAAAATGTTCGATCTGTTAGGTTTTTCAAAAGAAGAGGCAGAAGCACAATTCGGATTTTTGATGAATGCCTTTAAATACGGAGCTCCGCCTCACGGTGGTTTGGCTTTCGGGTTTGACCGTTTAGTAGCTATCCTAGATGGCAATGAGGTAATTAGAGATTACATAGCCTTCCCTAAAAATAATTCAGGACGCGATGTAATGATTGATGCTCCGGCAGAAATTGCAAATGAACAGCTTGATGAATTAGAATTGAAATTAAATTTAAAAGCATAA
- the ku gene encoding non-homologous end joining protein Ku: MKAIWNGAIGFGLVNIPIKIYSATETSKLDLDMLDKSDFSNIRFKRVNEKTGKEVKWANIVKGYLMDDKYIVLEDEDYEAASPEKSKILSIEHFVKESEVDSVYFETPYFLEPQKNGENAYRLLIKALQQTKMVGIGTFILRESEAIGLIRPYNDDVLVLNKLRFAEEIRDYKDLKIPAKKVPKPAELKMAKNLIEQLSEKFDPTIYKNTYSAELLKIIKKKAKGKSVKIKKSEPTKQGKVIDLMAQLKASLKGSQSKNAS, translated from the coding sequence ATGAAAGCAATCTGGAACGGTGCCATCGGCTTTGGGTTAGTTAATATCCCCATAAAAATTTATTCTGCTACCGAAACCAGCAAACTGGACTTGGATATGCTAGATAAGTCAGATTTTTCGAACATCAGATTCAAAAGAGTAAACGAAAAAACAGGAAAAGAAGTAAAGTGGGCAAATATTGTAAAAGGCTATCTGATGGACGACAAATACATCGTTCTTGAAGATGAAGATTACGAAGCAGCAAGTCCCGAAAAGTCTAAAATTCTTTCTATTGAACATTTTGTAAAAGAATCTGAAGTAGATTCTGTTTACTTTGAAACCCCCTATTTTCTTGAGCCTCAGAAAAATGGCGAAAACGCTTACCGTCTTCTCATAAAAGCTCTTCAGCAGACTAAAATGGTTGGTATCGGAACTTTTATCCTTCGGGAAAGTGAAGCGATTGGGCTAATCAGACCTTATAATGACGATGTTTTGGTGTTGAACAAATTGCGCTTTGCAGAAGAAATTCGGGATTATAAGGATTTGAAAATTCCTGCCAAAAAAGTTCCAAAGCCGGCAGAACTCAAGATGGCAAAAAATTTAATTGAACAGTTATCTGAAAAATTTGATCCTACCATCTATAAAAACACTTATTCTGCTGAACTCCTGAAAATTATCAAGAAAAAAGCAAAAGGAAAATCGGTGAAAATTAAAAAATCTGAACCGACTAAACAAGGAAAAGTAATTGATTTAATGGCTCAGCTTAAAGCCAGTTTGAAAGGTTCTCAATCTAAAAACGCTTCTTAA